The region GAGCCTGAGCCTGGCGTCCATCGGCTACGGCACCCTGACCACTTTTATTACCCTGTATTACCTCAACCGTGGCTGGACCGGCGCCGCGTATTGCCTGACGGTGTTCGGGGTCTGTTTCATTCTGTCGCGGCTGTTATTCATCTCGGCCATCAGCCGTTTCGGCGGTTCCACCTCGGCCATTGCCTGCATGACCATCGAAACCGTCGGGCTGATCATGCTTTGGATGGCGCCGTCCACCGGTTACGCGCTGATCGGCGCCGGGTTGACCGGGTTTGGTTTGTCGCTGGTGTATCCGGCATTGGGAGTCGAGGCGATCAAGCAGGTGCCCAACTCCAGTCGCGGCGCGGGGCTAAGTGCTTATGCAGTGTTTTTTGACCTGGCGCTGGCGATTGCCGGACCGTTGATGGGTGCGGTGGCGTTGAACCTGGGGTATTCGTGGATTTTCTTCAGTGCGGCGTTGTTGTCGGTGACCGGGCTTGGTTTGACGCTGCTCCTGAAACGCCGTGCAACGACCTGACAACAGACCCCACTGTGGGAGCGAGCTTGCTCGCGATGGCGGCTGGACATTCAACAAATTAGTCAACTGTCAGACCACTATCGCGAGCAAGCTCGCTCCCACAGGGGTTATGCAGCGTTCAATACATTATTGATCAGCCGTCTGCATCCCCGCCCGCGTCGGTTTGGCCAAGGCATGTGAAAAGAAACGTCCGGCTTCAGAGACCAGGTTGCGGTGAATGTCTTCGCGATCAACGCCGTCGGCATCGGTGCACAGCGCCGGCATGGCGATGATCTGTTCCTCGTTGCAAGGCGCCATGAACACGAAGTGCCCAGCGCCTGCCAGCAACTTGAAGTCCGGCGCGATCGGCAGTTTGCGCGCCAACGCGGCGGCGTTCTTGTCGAAAGCCACCAGTTTGTCGCCATCACCGCTATAAAGCAGCACCGGCACATGCACGTCGGCCAGGGTATGCCGGCCGAATTTGAGACTCAGGGGCGCCATCAGCAGTAAGGCATGTACGCGCGGGTCGGCCACTGGCACCAAATCATCACGATCCACAATCAGCTCGCCCTGGGTGTTGCACGCATCGCGGTCATCCGGGCGTTGCTGGCAATAGCGCCGCAGCCGATCCAGGTCAGGTGTGGCGCCGGACAGAATCAACGCGGTTTCACCGCCCGCCGAGTAGCCGATAACACCCACCTGATCGGCGTCGACAAAAGGCGCCAGCATCGGGTCACCCAACGTGGCAGTAATCGCTTCGGAAATTTGCAGCGGCCGCCCATAAAGGTTGCTCAGCGT is a window of Pseudomonas sp. 10S4 DNA encoding:
- a CDS encoding alpha/beta hydrolase family protein; amino-acid sequence: MVRLCATLLICVLSSLNTVQARPAPNLYSSVGYHEMTFLDPLDLQPMRAIAFYPSSEQAYTSKLEGYTVEAGADTKVAIGRFPMLMLSHGNVGTPLALHDLATSLARKGFVVVAVIHPGDNSKDHSRLGTLSNLYGRPLQISEAITATLGDPMLAPFVDADQVGVIGYSAGGETALILSGATPDLDRLRRYCQQRPDDRDACNTQGELIVDRDDLVPVADPRVHALLLMAPLSLKFGRHTLADVHVPVLLYSGDGDKLVAFDKNAAALARKLPIAPDFKLLAGAGHFVFMAPCNEEQIIAMPALCTDADGVDREDIHRNLVSEAGRFFSHALAKPTRAGMQTADQ